From a single Silene latifolia isolate original U9 population chromosome 6, ASM4854445v1, whole genome shotgun sequence genomic region:
- the LOC141586499 gene encoding chaperone protein dnaJ A6, chloroplastic-like, with the protein MAISPCGTTWAAQWGVCTLSVPKNSLNKISAVHYSGPRKIRAMQSLSSSIFSPEPLRLLFNLSSARSQCNKRGARFIVRADSDYYSVLGVSKNASKSEIKSAYRKLARSYHPDVNKEPGAEEKFKEISNAYEVLSDDEKKSIYDRFGEAGLKGSGPGMGDFSNPFDLFESIFDLGGMNMGGMGGRGSRNRATEGEDQLYNLVLNFKEAIFGVEKTIEVSRLESCGTCNGSGAKPGTNSTKCNTCGGQGQVVSSARTPLGVFQQVSTCSACGGTGETFTPCNTCGGDGRVKKSKRTNLKVPAGVDAGSRLRVKGEGNAGRKGGPSGDLFVVIDVIPDPVLKRDDTNILYSCKVSYIDAILGTTMKVPTVDGTVDLKIPPGTQPGTTLVMAKKGVPMLNKPNIRGDQLVRVQVEIPKRLSDEEKKLIEELSNLNKAKAPNSKR; encoded by the exons ATGGCCATCTCACCTTGTGGAACTACATGGGCAGCTCAATGGGGTGTTTGCACCCTATCCGTGCCAAAAAATTCTTTGAACAAAATATCGGCTGTTCATTATAG TGGTCCAAGAAAAATAAGAGCGATGCAATCATTGAGTTCGAGCATCTTCTCTCCTGAACCCTTGCGTTTGTTGTTTAATTTGAGTTCTGCTCGAAGTCAATGCAATAAAAGGGGTGCCCGTTTCATTGTTAGGGCTGATTCA GACTATTACTCTGTACTTGGAGTATCTAAAAATGCCAGCAAATCAGAAATAAAAAGTG CTTACAGGAAGCTTGCAAGGAGTTATCATCCTGATGTAAATAA GGAGCCTGGAGCCGAAGAGAAATTCAAGGAGATTAGTAATGCTTATGAG GTGTTGTCCGATGATGAGAAGAAGTCCATATATGATAGATTTGGGGAGGCTGGATTAAAAGGATCTGGGCCTGGCATGGGA GATTTCTCCAACCCATTTGACCTATTCGAGTCTATATTTGACCTTGGTGGTATGAATATGGGTGGTATGGGAGGAAGAGGCTCAAGAAACAGAGCCACGGAAGGTGAAGACCAACTTTACAATCTGGTCTTAAATTTCAAAGAAGCTATTTTCGGGGTAGAGAAGACTATTGAGGTAAGTCGACTTGAGAGTTGTGGCACTTGCAATGGCTCGGGCGCCAAACCCGGTACCAATTCAACAAAATGCAACACGTGCGGAGGTCAAGGTCAAGTTGTCTCTTCGGCTAGAACCCCGCTTGGTGTTTTCCAACAGGTTTCTACTTGCTCCGCGTGTGGTGGAACTGGGGAAACCTTCACACCATGCAACACGTGTGGAGGCGACGGTAGAGTTAAGAAATCAAAGCGTACCAACCTGAAGGTGCCTGCTGGTGTTGATGCAGGCAGCAGGTTGAGAGTAAAGGGCGAGGGTAATGCCGGAAGGAAAGGTGGGCCCTCCGGTGACCTTTTTGTCGTCATCGATGTAATTCCCGATCCCGTTTTAAAAAGGGACGACACGAATATTCTTTACTCGTGTAAGGTGTCTTATATCGATGCCATCCTTGGGACCACAATGAAGGTCCCAACAGTCGACGGGACAGTCGACCTAAAGATACCTCCCGGTACACAACCCGGGACTACTTTGGTAATGGCAAAGAAAGGTGTGCCGATGTTGAATAAACCAAACATAAGAGGCGATCAGCTGGTACGAGTGCAGGTTGAAATACCGAAGAGACTTAGTGATGAAGAGAAGAAGCTCATTGAAGAGCTATCTAATTTAAATAAGGCAAAAGCGCCCAACAGTAAAAGATAG